AGTAGCTCGCCGCGTCCTCCCCCAACCCGGACAGGGCTCCCACCATCGTCCCCCCGCTCGAGCCCCAACCGCCATCGCCCTTCCAGCTGCCATCCGCTTGCTGCCGCTCGGTGTGGCCGCTCGAGCCGTAGCGCAGGAGATGCCCCGCGTAGCCGCCAACCAGGGTGCGCTCGCGCTGCCCCTTCACGGTGCGCTCCGAGTCCAGGATCTCGAGACTCACGAGATCGTCTTCAGCGCCGCGCTGGGCCTCGGTGCGGGCACAGCGATACTTGCCGCCGGTGAGCCACAGCGTGCGCTGGGCTCCGACCCACGCAAACAGCTCGCTCACGTTGGAACCATGACGCAGCTCGCGGAGATTCGGCACCCGCTGCCGGAGCCAGTCGAGCTCGGCTTCCTGCTGGTTTCCCGCGTCCGCCGCGGGTGGCGCGGCACCGCTGTCCGGCTGCGCCGGGGGCTCGGGCACCGCGACCGCGCGCTCCGGCGGAGCCGGTCTCGGCGCTGCGGGCGTGCAACCCACGATCGCCAACAGCACGAGCCCGATACGCCGCGTCATCAGTACGGTCGGTCGGGCTCGATGCACACCCGCTCGTGCTGCACCACACAGCGAACGCTGCGCCCGTCGGCAGCCGTCGCACAGGACACCAGCTTCGCGCTGGCCGGCATCCCGCCACCGGGCGGCGCCAGCGACTCGAGCTCCCAGCACGCCGCCTCGCAGCTCGGGTAGGCCTTCGAAAGCGCGTGCTCGTTGCTCACGGGAGGGCCGTTGGGGCCGGGCTCACACGGCCCGTTCTGCGTGGGTTCCTGGGTTTGTTGGTCCGCCGCGGAACCTCCCGCTCCGCTCCCCCGGGAGCCGCCGCAGCCCACGACCGAGAGCAGCACGGCGGCGCTCGTTACGTAAGCACTCATCGATGTCATGGCGGGGCTCAGCGCGTGGCCAGGGCGCGCGGTTCGATGTAGTCGCGGATGTGTCGCGGCGTATCGAGCACCACGCGCTGCACCCGACTCTCGAACAACAGCCGCACCAAGCCGGGCCCCACGTCCACCGCCGCCGCCACGGTGATGAGACAGCGACTGTCGTCGAAGGGCTCCACCCGGAAGTAGCCCCAGACGTCTCGAATGCCGTGGGGCCGCGTGGGATCGAGCCAGAAGCGCAGGGTGCTCGGGCCGTCGTGACGAAGCACGACGGTGTAGCTCGCCGACACGATGCCGTTGCCCTGCTCGAGCTCCACGCGACGCTCCCCGTCCCCCTGCGTCACGAGCCGCGCGGACTTGGTCCGGGGCAGCACGGCAGGGAGCCGCGACACGTCCGCCAGAGCGGCGAGCACTTCCTGCGGCGCAGCGCGGACCAGCTGATACGACACGCCGCCGACGTAGTGCCCGTCGTCGCGATCGAGCTCGAGCGGTCGTGACACGACGGCGCCGTTCATGAGCTCCGCGCGCTCGCTGGGCCGAAGGCCGTCGGCGGGCCGACGTTGGATCAACGTGCGGCGGGCCGGCGCAGGGCGCAGACCGGCAGCATCGGCCGACGCAGGGACGGCAGCTGCGAGGATCGTGGCCACGGATGCGGCGACGAGGAGGCGACCCCCACGCGGCATGCGGCCAGGGTATCACAGGCCCGCGCCGCCCTGCGAACCGCGAGGTTCCGCGGCGAGGCGACAAGGAAATACCTGAAGTGAAGCTTCAGGGATCGGCGGTGAACACGTCGAGAAACCACGCGCCCGAGTCCCCGGCGTAGCCGTCGACTTGCACCAGGTACTCACCGGGATCGAGGGTGAGATCGAGGAAGCTGCGGCTCGCGAAGTAGCCCGCGGCGCAGGCCTTCGAGATTTCCTGACCGGGACAGCCGGGGCCTTTGCGGACTTGAAGCAACGTGGAGTAGGCGCTGCCCTGCATGTCGAAGATGACTCGCTTTTTCGCCGAGAGCACCAGCTTCAACATCTGATCCGGAGCGCCGCCGGGCGCGAGGCCGCCAAAGTCGCAGCCAGCGTCGTAGTCGGCGCTCGCGTTGTCGGTGTTGCCCTGGAAGAAGCCGCCCGTCTCGGGGATGAGCACGGCCTCGGCGCAGGTGTCGGCAAAGGGGACCAGGGTGGGCACGGTGGCGTTGCGCACGAAGGCGGTGAGCTGCATCGGGCTCGCCACCGTGGACTCGGCGATGGCGCGGTAGCTGCCCGCCGCCAGCGCGTGGCTGGCGGTGCGCACGGGGCTCAGGGTCGAGCTCTGGCAAGCGAGGGCGTCCGCCGGACCGCTGCAGGCGGGCTTGCTGAGGGCCACGGCGGCGGTGTCCGAGTCGCTCAGGCGTCCGACCAGGAGCAC
This window of the Polyangiaceae bacterium genome carries:
- a CDS encoding SRPBCC family protein, with product MPRGGRLLVAASVATILAAAVPASADAAGLRPAPARRTLIQRRPADGLRPSERAELMNGAVVSRPLELDRDDGHYVGGVSYQLVRAAPQEVLAALADVSRLPAVLPRTKSARLVTQGDGERRVELEQGNGIVSASYTVVLRHDGPSTLRFWLDPTRPHGIRDVWGYFRVEPFDDSRCLITVAAAVDVGPGLVRLLFESRVQRVVLDTPRHIRDYIEPRALATR